The following coding sequences lie in one Epinephelus moara isolate mb chromosome 17, YSFRI_EMoa_1.0, whole genome shotgun sequence genomic window:
- the LOC126404081 gene encoding DNA damage-inducible transcript 4-like protein produces MVATSTLKTKSSECISELVDRRYDPACIEKELDFWDHCLAEPQRNADVTEDRTCQQLAKMFENCLSRAKKTTLHCSSVLVPEKLTRRIAREVLRLASCEPCGLRGCVLYVHLELDKGCKRLERIVYDATVVPTFELTLVFKQDGTAWPSLRDFLFMGTCFAPTFRHALKLSPGFRLVKKKLYSSSAGTVVEEC; encoded by the exons ATGGTTGCCACAAGCACTCTGAAGACCAAAAGCAGCGAATGCATCTCAGAGCTGGTCGACAGAAGATATGACCCGGCTTGCATTGAGAAAG AACTGGATTTCTGGGATCACTGCTTGGCCGAACCCCAGAGGAACGCAGATGTCACTGAGGACAGAACTTGTCAACAGCTGGCTAAGATGTTTGAAAACTGCCTGTCACGAGCAAAGAAGACAACGCTGCACTGCTCCTCTGTGCTGGTACCAGAGAAGCTCACGCGTAGGATAGCTCGTGAAGTCCTGCGGCTGGCGTCTTGCGAGCCCTGCGGCCTTCGAGGCTGCGTCCTCTACGTCCACCTGGAGCTGGACAAGGGCTGCAAGCGGCTGGAGCGCATCGTGTACGATGCCACTGTGGTGCCCACATTCGAGCTGACGCTTGTCTTCAAGCAGGATGGCACTGCCTGGCCCAGCCTACGGGACTTCCTATTTATGGGGACCTGCTTTGCACCGACTTTTAGGCATGCACTTAAACTGAGTCCAGGTTTCCGGCTCGTCAAGAAAAAACTGTACTCCTCCTCGGCTGGCACCGTGGTAGAGGAGTGCTAA
- the LOC126404561 gene encoding uncharacterized protein LOC126404561 gives MKTIRLLVLVLLASVHVYTSDESVESGDKKDQQSTAAPAGTKLSPAPAAPVTPTPAPRAGPTATPTAAAAAPTAAAPTAAAAAATAAAPTHPVLSPTAAPDATSKSPDKKTKAPTPAPKTASPTTASNDHKTVTATSLAGMDIDTSINDTLKPRSPQTHHYPDPGNSSDSTPAVLTPGPHETIEKPGKGATTPAPASHRTMAPPGMPHETEKNKDKSAGSPPGTEEKAPPKSDKRLWWILLPVVLVGAAAAIFLRFKCKKIHNHTETIDTGTENASFQSRPESTKDGVMLLGVKSSGGEENAAAR, from the exons ATCAGTTGAGTCAGGTGACAAAAAGGACCAACAATccacagcagcaccagcaggcACAAAATTGTCACCGG CACCGGCAGCACCAGTAACCCCAACACCAGCACCACGCGCAGGGCCAACAGcaacaccaacagcagcagcagcagcaccaacagcagcagcaccaacagcagcagcagcagcagcaacagcagcagcaccaacaCACCCAGTTCTATCTCCCACTGCTGCTCCTGATGCCACCAGCAAATCTCCTGACA AAAAAACTAAGGCTCCAACACCTGCACCAAAGACTGCTTCACCTACAACAGCATCTAATGACCACAAGACTGTGACCGCTACATCTCTTGCCGGGATGGACATTGATA CTTCGATAAATGACACTCTGAAACCAAGATCTCCTCAAACACATCACTATCCTGACCCAGGAAACTCCTCTGATAGCACGCCAGCTGTGTTGACTCCAG GGCCTCATGAGACCATTGAAAAACCAGGTAAAG GTGCAACTACTCCTGCACCAG CATCACATCGAACCATGGCACCTCCAGGGATGCCACATGAGACTGAAAAGAATAAAGACAAGAGTGCTG GTTCTCCACCTGGCACTGAGGAAAAAGCACCCCCAAAATCAG ACAAAAGGCTGTGGTGGATTCTGTTGCCTGTTGTCCTGGTTGGAGCTGCTGCGGCCATTTTCCTCAGATTCAAATGCAAGAAGATCCACAATCACACAG AAACCATTGACACTGGAACTGAGAA CGCATCTTTCCAGAGCCGACCCGAGAGCACCAAAGATGGTGTCATGCTCCTCGGAGTGAAGTCATCAGGCGGGGAAGAAAATG CTGCTGCCAGATAA